The Ranitomeya imitator isolate aRanImi1 chromosome 3, aRanImi1.pri, whole genome shotgun sequence genome has a window encoding:
- the SMAP2 gene encoding stromal membrane-associated protein 2, which yields MTGKSVRDVERYQAVLSELLLREENKFCADCQAKGPRWASWNIGVFMCIRCAGVHRNLGVHISRVKSVNLDQWTQEQIQCMEEMGNGKARRLYEAFLPDSFIRPQTDQAVETFIRDKYEKKKYMDRSVDIGAFRKERETKWKKSESAPDIKSEPVIFEKVKLPHRKDDAQLAKSSPQRTAEPVMDLLGLDTPVTTAVPNGKSNTSLEKELDLFGSTCLAGSKTSQMINSMPVTSSGSVPENLNLFPESGGKAEEGTKKQLSKDSILSLYGPQTPQIPAQGALFMAPAQMPYPSAYTSFPAVPSPGGVMGGMMASPLGIMTQPAHPGVVGPMTVPTGYMGAMQATVMGVPNGMMTQHAGYVAGMGAMAQPMYGMQPGQQLQWNVAQVSHQMAGMTFFGVGGMAGYGQPSANQGPNQTLSSPMWK from the exons GACCAAGATGGGCGTCTTGGAATATTGGGGTATTTATGTGCATCCGCTGTGCGGGTGTCCACAGGAACCTTGGAGTCCACATCTCACGGGTGAAGTCTGTCAATCTGGATCAGTGGACTCAAGAACAGATACAG tgtaTGGAAGAGATGGGAAATGGGAAGGCAAGACGACTGTACGAAGCATTCTTACCAGATAGTTTTATCCGACCACAGACAGACCA AGCAGTAGAAACATTCATCAGAGATAAATATGAAAAGAAGAAGTATATGGATCGCAGTGTAGACATCGGTGCATTCAGA AAAGAAAGAGAAACTAAGTGGAAGAAGTCTGAATCTGCACCTGATATAAAATCCGAACCTGTCATATTTGAGAAGGTAAAGTTG CCTCATAGAAAGGATGATGCTCAGCTCGCTAAAAGCTCTCCGCAAAGAACAGCAGAGCCAGTCATGGACCTTCTTGGCCTTG ACACTCCAGTGACTACTGCTGTTCCCAATGGAAAGTCAAATACCAGCTTGGAAAAGGAACTGGACCTTTTTGGCTCTACTTGCTTGGCCGGCTCAAAGACCAGTCAG ATGATCAACTCCATGCCAGTAACCAGCTCAGGGTCTGTGCCAGAGAACCTTAACCTGTTTCCAGAATCTGGTGGGAAGGCCGAAGAAGGAACAAAGAAGCAGCTTTCTAAGGACTCAATCCTTTCTCTCTATGGGCCTCAGACTCCCCAAATTCCTGCTCAAG GAGCTCTTTTCATGGCACCAGCACAAATGCCATATCCGAGTGCTTACACCAGCTTTCCAGCAGTTCCATCGCCTGGTGGTGTTATGGGTGGTATGATGGCATCACCGTTGGGAATCATGACTCAACCAGCACACCCAGGTGTAGTTGGCCCTATGACGGTCCCAACTGGGTACATGGGTGCAATGCAGGCAACAGTGATGGGTGTCCCTAATGGAATGATGACACAACATGCAGGCTATGTAGCGGGCATGGGTGCTATGGCACAGCCAATGTATGGCATGCAACCAGGACAACAGTTACAGTGGAATGTCGCTCAG GTGTCCCATCAGATGGCAGGGATGACCTTTTTTGGTGTGGGAGGAATGGCGGGATATGGACAGCCTTCGGCTAACCAGGGACCTAACCAGACCCTCAGCTCACCAATGTGGAAATGA